In the Populus trichocarpa isolate Nisqually-1 chromosome 1, P.trichocarpa_v4.1, whole genome shotgun sequence genome, one interval contains:
- the LOC7487547 gene encoding uncharacterized protein LOC7487547, whose amino-acid sequence MTTTIEKLFLQIFERKLSIFEQVKHQADLFDHRLASKCVLDGTTPPPWLLSPSLSSLPNENKEDLISGLLLPRPHPANPYSTSAYSVQPVITTNISDLPSGLHTELGLVNKRFDSGYRLSVLSQLPVTDGVQCNLNGVPELEFNDASPQDCRDARMPDIVPDHSQSLARIHRSKSRQKALELRNSVKTGKTCPRAENNVGSCTSRFRGSGVTSLQFDHVDQSESLKLVKASNKSCVGEEVKAGECMVKENSSDVYHGRSTRSRSSRLKASYVSSRLKASYVNESGNVCTSTCLAKEDEPRESISKRQPNQVDLTELVSVVGHASSEAQMENEDNHRGNEMASIMYSVGVPRYTSSSPQPNSTRKPLDMNNSSYIDNKDSRIRESIDDPSLQPNCINEISEMAKPSCVISNDSYGRVKAKVSDNWSKEKGSGLYFGRITRSRSSSQRADFVNESLKLDGSCGNAEEEPRQLSNPVDDFRELVKPFNITDESCGVNEKMLNYQNSEERTDSYYGKITRSRNSNQQLGVDGLPILDTSSNIAKDNDGSLSQSFGRSSQPHQPLNQVREEGVDLQEVLGTQANALPCIERKDMVDLGICDAVVAETDIDSDGIVEACSVSSRSNSDGPSHGMEVPVSRPATDCVMLVKPKQLDFDDVEDCGWNEIGDPASENKQQSLSSERRASTLLHSTVKLDKVSVNSQERPILSVEMPLLEDQAVFSKEDKPSNDSSEAFVNETALFVDENTNSVHKKINSAISENQNGDCYVMGSWPQHKRRKIAGQLTSSFYASSCLMRKPFQPIVTDHVNGNINTMEDSDTVQISKGFYMSHMGDDMQPNAIKSSVEDIHQNSGLHMAWPEFSSPKLQVEKVEPGLEGRSGSANKCGARSPSGLTKLSTGVSQASSLEKVPVENPTIVIIDETRQHTAEKNQVSLQLEDRFELGSSELLTCTETAMQENRFHVGRNGKSLSNSVSSPHSQSMDLIGTDQSMPVYEWFGMETEGIDFEKLDLSDNALESAIAVERLCKSVCLETPLSHFATAYNKHKTLNLYQSVPNGVLEAMELSTTVNTNSNTGKELEASLKCFNDKVNDTLHGRLHSDSPAFSNAPSTWEIRKPLMSPVGKLWEGITSRSGSSEKRVSSIPDLPCISEENENIIEVPETFKDVVGSEQMISSVKRGLLADITNNPDPPISVYDSEIVSDRYSLASENTECSYTGTCRRDKLNQGNQKGNRRKYNIKAKENQNLVGVNGVKRASESHHNRLSKPILSGKTSLRKGGLSLAETKSNLNNIVSNITSFIPLVQQKQAAAVVTGKRDVKVKALEAAEVAKRLAEKKENERKMRKEALKLERAKMEEQNLRQWELEKEKKDQEHKRKEADMAAKKRQREEEEKKERERKRKRVEEARRQQLVHEEKLRAEKEEREKKHRAADERAFENKKSKDKSGKHVKMEKEKGDNNLQKVPESKPVTSMVSTIDDGKSELGDCGDNSKEMTVFSKPAENGNLMSNISQEQAYEISPYKGSDDEDEDEEDDETENNKFIPSWASKNHLALIASSQQSIDPRTIFTLDSFPDKSEVLLPRKLQQKQRAHQ is encoded by the exons atgACGACTACGATAGAGAAGCTGTTTCTTCAGATCTTTGAAAGGAAGTTATCGATTTTCGAACAAGTCAAGCACCAAGCCGATCTCTTCGATCACCGCCTCGCCTCTAAATGTGTTCTTGATGGAACTACCCCTCCTCCCTGGCTCCTCTCCCCGTCTCTCTCCTCCCTTCCAAATG AAAATAAAGAGGATCTCATATCAGGACTCTTGCTGCCGCGTCCTCACCCTGCAAACCCTTATTCCACTAGTGCCTACTCAGTACAGCCTGTTATTACTACCAATATCAGTGACCTGCCAAGTGGTTTACACACAGAACTTGGCCTTGTCAACAAAAGATTCGATTCAGGTTATAGACTGTCTGTTTTGTCACAGTTACCTGTTACTGATGGCGTTCAATGTAACTTAAATGGAGTTCCTGAGCTGGAATTTAATGATGCGTCTCCACAAGATTGTAGAGATGCAAGAATGCCAGACATTGTACCTGATCACAGCCAATCACTGGCGAGGATTCATAGATCCAAATCAAGGCAAAAGGCTCTGGAGCTTCGCAATAGTGTGAAAACGGGTAAAACCTGTCCACGTGCTGAAAATAATGTTGGTTCTTGTACTAGTCGATTTAGAGGGTCTGGGGTTACTTCTCTACAGTTTGACCATGTTGATCAGTCAGAGTCGCTCAAACTTGTCAAGGCAAGTAATAAAAGTTGCGTCGGAGAAGAGGTGAAAGCAGGTGAATGCATGGTAAAGGAAAACTCTAGTGATGTTTACCATGGCAGAAGTACAAGATCTAGAAGTTCTAGACTCAAAGCCAGCTATGTAAGTTCTAGACTTAAAGCCAGCTATGTGAATGAGTCCGGGAATGTGTGCACCTCTACTTGCCTTGCCAAAGAAGATGAACCTAGAGAGTCTATTTCAAAACGACAGCCTAACCAAGTTGATTTGACAGAACTTGTTTCTGTTGTTGGTCATGCAAGTTCTGAAGCacaaatggaaaatgaagaCAATCACAGGGGCAATGAAATGGCTAGCATCATGTACTCTGTTGGAGTTCCAAGATATACGAGTTCAAGCCCTCAACCCAACTCTACAAGGAAGCCTCTGGACATGAATAATTCTTCCTATATCGACAACAAAGACAGTAGGATTAGAGAGTCTATTGATGATCCATCACTGCAGCCCAATTGTATCAATGAGATATCAGAAATGGCCAAACCTTCATGTGTTATCTCCAATGACAGTTATGGAAGGGTGAAAGCAAAAGTAAGTGATAACTGGAGCAAGGAAAAGGGAAGCGGCCTTTATTTTGGGAGAATAACAAGATCTAGAAGTTCCAGCCAACGAGCTGACTTTGTGAATGAATCTTTGAAGCTGGACGGCTCTTGCGGTAATGCTGAGGAAGAACCAAGGCAGCTTTCCAACCCTGTTGATGACTTTAGGGAATTGGTTAAACCTTTCAACATCACTGATGAAAGTTGTGGAGTGAATGAAAAAATGTTGAACTACCAGAACAGTGAAGAGAGAACTGATTCTTATTatggaaaaataacaagatcCAGAAATTCCAATCAGCAACTTGGAGTTGATGGGCTTCCAATACTGGATACTTCATCTAATATAGCAAAGGATAATGATGGTTCACTCTCACAGTCCTTCGGCAGATCATCACAACCTCATCAACCATTGAATCAGGTTAGAGAAGAAGGTGTTGACCTCCAGGAAGTGTTGGGTACTCAAGCAAATGCCCTGCCCTGTATTGAAAGAAAGGACATGGTTGACCTGGGTATATGTGACGCAGTTGTTGCAGAAACTGATATAGATTCTGATGGGATAGTTGAAGCTTGTTCTGTTTCTTCCAGGTCTAACTCAGATGGTCCCAGTCATGGAATGGAAGTTCCAGTCTCAAGGCCAGCCACTGACTGTGTTATGCTAGTGAAGCCCAAGCaacttgattttgatgatgtggAAGACTGCGGTTGGAATGAAATTGGTGATCCTGCATCAGAGAACAAACAACAGTCTCTATCATCAGAGAGACGGGCTTCTACCTTGTTGCATTCAACAGTTAAATTGGATAAAGTATCTGTTAACTCCCAAGAAAGGCCCATCTTGTCCGTTGAGATGCCATTGCTTGAGGACCAGGCAGTTTTTAGTAAAGAAGATAAACCTTCGAATGATTCATCTGAAGCTTTTGTTAATGAGACTGCTCtttttgttgatgaaaataCCAACTCTGtgcataagaaaattaattcagCCATTTCTGAAAACCAAAATGGAGATTGCTACGTCATGGGTTCATGGCCTCAGCATAAGAGGAGAAAGATAGCGGGTCAACTGACTAGTTCCTTTTATGCTTCCTCATGTTTGATGAGAAAGCCGTTTCAGCCTATTGTTACGGATCATGTAAATGGAAATATTAATACTATGGAAGATTCAGATACTGTCCAAATATCAAAAGGGTTTTATATGTCTCATATGGGGGATGACATGCAACCAAATGCTATCAAGAGCTCAGTTGAAGATATTCATCAGAACTCAGGGCTCCATATGGCATGGCCTGAATTCTCATCACCAAAGCTGCAAGTTGAAAAG GTTGAACCTGGCTTGGAAGGAAGGAGCGGAAGTGCAAATAAATGTGGAGCACGCTCACCATCAGGTTTGACAAAATTATCCACTGGAGTTTCTCAAGCTAGTTCATTGGAAAAAGTTCCAGTGGAAAACCCTACTATTGTGATCATCGATGAAACAAGGCAGCACACTGCAGAAAAGAACCAGGTTTCACTGCAACTTGAAGATAGATTTGAACTGGGAAGTTCTGAACTTTTGACTTGTACTGAAACAGCCATGCAGGAAAATAGATTTCATGTAGGAAGGAATGGGAAATCACTGTCTAATTCAGTTAGTTCTCCACATAGTCAATCAATGGATTTGATTGGTACCGATCAAAGTATGCCTGTATATGAGTGGTTTGGTATGGAAACTGAGGGAATTGACTTTGAGAAATTGGATCTTTCAGATAATGCACTAGAAAGTGCAATTGCTGTGGAGCGGCTTTGCAAATCTGTTTGCCTTGAAACACCTTTGTCCCATTTTGCTACTGCATATAACAAACATAAAACACTAAATTTATATCAATCTGTCCCAAATGGAGTTTTAGAAGCGATGGAGCTGAGCACCACCGTTAACACAAACAGTAACACTGGCAAGGAGCTTGAGGCCAGTTTGAAGTGTTTCAATGACAAAGTCAACGACACCTTGCATGGGAGGCTGCATTCTGACTCCCCAGCTTTTTCTAATGCTCCATCCACGTGGGAAATCAGAAAACCTTTAATGTCTCCAGTTGGGAAGCTCTGGGAAGGAATCACATCGAGGTCTGGTAGTTCAGAGAAGAGAGTGAGCTCAATTCCAGATCTTCCCTGCATCAGTGAAGAAAATGAGAACATCATTGAGGTACCTGAAACATTTAAGGATGTTGTTGGTTCAGAACAGATGATCAGCTCAGTCAAAAGAGGGTTGCTTGCTGATATTACAAATAATCCTGATCCTCCAATATCAGTTTATGATTCTGAAATAGTCAGTGATAGATACAGTCTTGCTTCTGAGAACACAGAGTGTAGCTACACTGGCACTTGTAGAAGGGACAAATTGAACCAAGGAAACCAGAAGGGCAACAGAAGAAAATATAACATTAAGGCAAAGGAGAATCAGAACCTAGTGGGTGTAAATGGTGTCAAAAGAGCCAGCGAATCTCACCATAACAGATTGAGTAAGCCAATCTTATCTGGAAAAACCAGTTTGAGAAAAGGAGGTCTGAGTCTTGCGGAGACCAAGTCTAACCTTAACAATATTGTGTCAAACATTACTTCTTTTATTCCACTTGTGCAACAAAAACAAGCAGCCGCAGTTGTTACAG GGAAAAGAGATGTTAAAGTGAAGGCCCTGGAGGCTGCTGAGGTTGCAAAGCGTCttgcagaaaagaaagaaaatgaaagaaagatgaGGAAGGAAGCCTTGAAACTTGAGCGAGCAAAGATGGAGGAACAAAACTTGAGGCAGTGGGAGctagagaaggaaaagaaagaccAAGAACATAAGAGAAAAGAGGCAGATATGGCAGCAAAGAAAAGAcagagggaagaagaagaaaaaaaggagagggaaaggaaaagaaagcgTGTTGAGGAAGCAAGGAGGCAGCAGCTAGTGCATGAGGAAAAGTTACGTgctgagaaagaagagagagaaaaaaaacaccgaGCTGCA gATGAAAGAGCATTCGAGAACAAGAAATCTAAGGACAAATCAGGAAAGCATGTTaagatggaaaaagaaaagggagacaACAATCTTCAGAAGGTGCCTGAGAGTAAACCTGTGACTTCTATGGTTTCAACAATTGATGATGGAAAATCAGAGTTGGGTGATTGTGGCGATAATTCAAAA GAAATGACTGTCTTTTCCAAGCCAGCTGAGAATGGCAACTTAATGTCTAACATAAGCCAAGAACAGGCATATGAGATTTCTCCATACAAAGGTTcggatgatgaagatgaagatgaagaggatgatgagacagagaataataaatttattccGTCATGGGCCAG TAAAAATCATTTAGCTTTGATTGCTTCTTCCCAGCAAAGCATAGACCCACGAACCATTTTCACCCTAGACAGCTTTCCCGATAAATCTGAAG TTCTTTTGCCCAGAAAACTTCAGCAAAAACAGCGGGCACACCAATGA